A window of Sagittula sp. P11 genomic DNA:
CGTGTCGGTGCTGCGAGGAACGAAATATATGACCAAAGCGAAAAAATCCGAATTCCGTCCTAACGACTACGTGGTCTACCCGGCGCACGGCGTCGGACAGATCGTGTCGATCGAGGAGCAGGAGATCGCCGGCATCAGCCTCGAGCTCTTCGTGATCTCCTTCGAGAAGGACAAGATGACCCTGCGCGTTCCCACGCACAAGGCATCGGAAGTCGGTATGCGGTCGCTCAGCTCCCCTGACGTGGTGAGCGAGGCGATGAAGACGCTGAAGGGCAAGGCCAAGGTGAAGCGGGCGATGTGGTCGCGCCGCGCACAGGAGTACGAGCAGAAGATCAACTCGGGCGACCTGATCGCGATTGCCGAAGTGGTGCGCGACCTGCACCGCGCCGACGACCAGCGCGAACAGTCCTATTCCGAGCGTCAGCTGTACGAAGCGGCGCTGGAGCGTCTGACCCGAGAAGTCGCGGCCGTGACCGGCGACGAAGCTGCGGCTGCCAAGCAGGTGGACGAGGTCCTGGGCCTGCGCGCCGCGTAACGGCTTGTCTGAAACGAATTGAAAAAGGCGCCCCGTTGTGGGGCGCCTTTTTCTTTGTCCGTGCATGGCTAGCGGCCCTTCAGCCGTGCCGTCGTTATGCCACGTCCTTCTTCCCGCGTTCGTCCAGCGCGGTGAAGAGGGCGGTCTCCAGTTCCTTCTCCAGCTCCTTGGCGCGGGCGATATAGGGCTCGTTCTCGGAGGCCGGGACGGCGGGATTCCACAATTTCGCCAGTTCGCGGACCGTGTGGCGGTCGTGGTGGTAGAAGGTCTCCTCGGCGATGGCGGCCTCGTATTCGCTCATCCCAATGTTCTCCAGCACGTAGCGGCCAGCGCGCAGCGAGCTGTCGAACATCTCGCGCACGATGTCGTCGGCCCCGGCCTGGTAGAGGGCGTAGACGTGGTTGCGGTCGCGGGCGCGGGCAACGATGTGCAGGTCGGGCCGGATGCGCCGGGCATAGGCCACCAGCTTGGTCGTTGCCTTGTGGTCGTCCAGCGCCGCCACCAGAACCCGCGCCGATCCCAGCCCCGCCGCGTGCAGCAGTTCGGGCCGCGTGGGGTCGCCGAAGAAGCCCTTGAACCCGAAGCGGCGCATCAGCTGGATGGTCTGCATGTCGTGATCGAGCACCACTGTCCGGTAACCCGAGCTTTGGACCAGCCGGTTCACCACCTGCCCGAAGCGGCCGATGCCGGCGATGATGACCGGGCCTTCCTCGTCGATCTCGTCCGCCTCGGCTGTCTCGGCGTTCTCCTGGAATTTGCGTGCGAGGTGGTCGAAAAGCAGGAACAGGAGCGGCGTGATCATCATCGACAGGGCGACGACCAGAAGCAACCGGTCCGCCAGCGGCTCCGGGAAGACGTTGAGTTGCAGCGCGAAGGACACGAGGACAAAGCCGAATTCGCCCGCCTGCGCCAGCCCAAGCGTGAACAGCCAAAGCCCGCGGCGGCCCAGTCCGAAGGCGCGTCCGAGACCGTAGAGCACGGCGCCCTTGATGAAGATGACCGCCACGGCGAGGCCGACGACAAGGAACGGCTCTGCCGCAAGGCGCTCCACATCGATGCCCGCGCCGACGGTGATGAAGAACAGACCAAGCAACAGGCCCTTGAACGGCTCGATGCTCGATTCCAGTTCGTGCCGGAATTCGGAGTTCGCCAGCACCACGCCCGCAAGGAAGGTGCCAAGCGCGGGGGAGAGCCCGATAAGCGTCATCAGGAAGGCGATGCCGATCACGATCAGCAGGGCGACGGCAGTGTACATCTCCTGCAGGCGCGCGGAGTGGATGAACCGGAACAGCGGGCGGGCGCCGTAGATGCCCGCCAGGATGATGACCGCGATGATACCCAGCGTGACCAGCGCGGCCTGCCAACCTTCCAGGCCGTCGACCAGCGACATGGCCGCGCCGTGGCCGTCACCGGCGTGCTCGGTCGCGTGTTCCGCGTCGGTGGCTCGGCGGATGCTGCCATCGGGGTTGATCGCGACGGAGGGCATGACCGCCAGCAGGGGCAGGGCGATCAGCATCGGGATCACCGCGATGTCCTGCGTCAACAGCACCGAAAAGGCGGAGCGCCCGCCATTGGTCTGCATCAGGCCCTTTTCCGAAAGGGTCTGCAGCACGATGGCAGTCGAGGACAGCGCCAGCGTCATGCCGACGGCAAGCGACGTCTGCCATGCCAGATCCATCGCGATTGCGCCCAGCATGATGGCCGTGGTGGTCAGTACGATCTGCAGCCCGCCGAGGCCGATCAGCCGGTGCCGCATGTCCCAGAGCGCCCGGGGTTCCAGTTCCAGACCGATGAGGAACAGCATCAAGACGACGCCGAACTCCCCGAAATGACGGAGGTCGTCGGTATTCGCCACAAGGCCAAGGCCCGGCCCGATCACGATCCCGGCCAGCAGGTATCCAAGGACCGAGCCAAGGCCCAGTCGGGCGGCGATGGGCACCGCGATCACCGCGGCGGCGAGGAAGACTGAGGCCTGAAAAAGGAATTCGTACACTTGGGCTGGGGCTCCTTGCTGTCCGCATCATGATGCGTGGCCTTGGCGGTCAAACGCAACATGCGGATCGATGCAAAGTTACCTTCCGGGCAATTTGTTCAGCGGTAAAACGCCGTATCTTGAAATACGGGCGATGCGAAAGGTCATTCGGCGGGCAGGCCGACCGGCGCGCGCAGGGGCAGGCGCGGCAGGATGCGCGACCAGCGGGGCGTCCCAGCCTCCGGCAGGAGCGCGCGCAGGCGGCCAAGCGGCAGCGTGTTCGAGAGGAACGCGGTATAAAGCGGGAAGACCCCGGCGCGCAGGTAGGGCGACCAGTGACAGACCAGCCGCTGCGGTTCGGCGATTGGAAAGCCCGCGTCGCGCAGGGCCTCAAGGCTGGCGGCGTCGTCCAGTTGCAGCGTCACGAGGTTGGGCAGGGTGGGGTTGCCGTGGCCCAGCATCCTGTCGTTCGGCTTGTCCGATGCCACCAGCCGTTCCATCAGGAAATCGTACAGGTCGTTCTCGCGGCTGGTGACGTTCAGCACCTGCGTTGCCCGCCCCG
This region includes:
- a CDS encoding CarD family transcriptional regulator; this encodes MTKAKKSEFRPNDYVVYPAHGVGQIVSIEEQEIAGISLELFVISFEKDKMTLRVPTHKASEVGMRSLSSPDVVSEAMKTLKGKAKVKRAMWSRRAQEYEQKINSGDLIAIAEVVRDLHRADDQREQSYSERQLYEAALERLTREVAAVTGDEAAAAKQVDEVLGLRAA
- a CDS encoding cation:proton antiporter, encoding MYEFLFQASVFLAAAVIAVPIAARLGLGSVLGYLLAGIVIGPGLGLVANTDDLRHFGEFGVVLMLFLIGLELEPRALWDMRHRLIGLGGLQIVLTTTAIMLGAIAMDLAWQTSLAVGMTLALSSTAIVLQTLSEKGLMQTNGGRSAFSVLLTQDIAVIPMLIALPLLAVMPSVAINPDGSIRRATDAEHATEHAGDGHGAAMSLVDGLEGWQAALVTLGIIAVIILAGIYGARPLFRFIHSARLQEMYTAVALLIVIGIAFLMTLIGLSPALGTFLAGVVLANSEFRHELESSIEPFKGLLLGLFFITVGAGIDVERLAAEPFLVVGLAVAVIFIKGAVLYGLGRAFGLGRRGLWLFTLGLAQAGEFGFVLVSFALQLNVFPEPLADRLLLVVALSMMITPLLFLLFDHLARKFQENAETAEADEIDEEGPVIIAGIGRFGQVVNRLVQSSGYRTVVLDHDMQTIQLMRRFGFKGFFGDPTRPELLHAAGLGSARVLVAALDDHKATTKLVAYARRIRPDLHIVARARDRNHVYALYQAGADDIVREMFDSSLRAGRYVLENIGMSEYEAAIAEETFYHHDRHTVRELAKLWNPAVPASENEPYIARAKELEKELETALFTALDERGKKDVA